The following is a genomic window from Butyricimonas faecihominis.
ATGAAAGAACCTGTAACCTGTAACCTGCCAATTTGTAACTCGCCGAAGGCGAATTCTCCCCGGGTATTAATGGCGATGAGCGGTGGAATTGATAGCACGGTGGCAGCCATGTTGTTACAAGACCAAGGGTACGAGCTGGTAGGAGTTACTTATCGGGTATACGATCAAATCTCCCAAGCCTGCATGGAGAAAGAAAAGGGGTGTTGCAGCGTGAACGCCATTTTCGAGGCTAAACACATGGCCCAGCAAATGGGATTTGAACATCATATTCTCGATATTCGGAAAGATTTTAATGATCTGGTGATTCGGAATTTCATCGATGAATACTTGCAAGGGCACACGCCCAATCCTTGCGTACTCTGTAATTCCACGATCAAGTGGGGAAAATTGATTGCCATGGCCGACGAGCTAGACTGTGATTATATTGCCACGGGACACTATGCCCGCATCGGTCAACAGGACGGACGTTATTTTCTGCGCAAAGGTGTGGACGAGACCAAAGACCAAACTTATTTTCTCTGGACGTTAACCCAAGAAAATCTTGCTCGCACGATCTTTCCACTGGGGGAATTAACAAAACCTGAAGTACGACAAATTGCCTTGGAGAAAGGATACGAGAAACTCTCCAAGAAAAGCGAGAGTCAGGAAATCTGTTTCATCCCGGATAATGATTACCGTACCTTCCTCGCAGAGAACGTGGAAAACTTTACAGAGAAATACGGTCCCGGATTGTTTGTTGACACTTCCGGCAAACGCTTGGGAGAACACCGGGGATTCCCCAACTACACGATCGGACAACGCAAGGGACTCGGCATCGCCCTAGGACATCCCATGTTCGTGGTCGACATCCGACCGGAAAGCAATGAAGTCGTGCTGGGAACCCGGGAAGAACTACAAGGAAAAACGTTCCGGGCAAAGGATATTAACCTAATGAAGTACGCCTCCCTACCCGATGGCTTCGAAGTAAACGCCAAAATTCGTTATCGCAACCGGGGAGCGCAAGCCTCCGTCTATCACGAAAACGACTTCCTTCGAGTAGAATTTCACGAAGGAATGGATTCGATCACCCCGGGGCAAAGTGCGGTTCTATATGAAGAGATCGACGTCGTGGGGGGAGGAATCATTATCTGAATACAAAAATTTAAGCTGGAAAAAGAAAATCGAACTCTCTTCTTCCAGCCTAATGTATTATAATCCCTCAACCTAATCGCGGGTACAAAATCCCTTACCCATACTCGCGAAGTGAAAGTGGGATTATTTTATTCCGGTACCCAAGAACTTCATAGAAAAAGAATCAAACACGTCCATGATTTCCGGCTGACGAGCTAAAGACTCCGTCACCCCTTCCAAAGCGTATAAACGGGAATATTTCAATATTTTCTCGGACATCGATTTTATCTCTGTTGTCCCTAGAAACTTCTCGGCAGCCCAGACAATATTATCATACGCTTCCGGTTGGCGGGCAATAGCGGAAAAGCAAGCTGACAGACATTTTCCCCGAGCCGTTCCCCGTTCCACTTCCGCCTCTTTATCCAATGGAGTGATAGCA
Proteins encoded in this region:
- the mnmA gene encoding tRNA 2-thiouridine(34) synthase MnmA, encoding MKEPVTCNLPICNSPKANSPRVLMAMSGGIDSTVAAMLLQDQGYELVGVTYRVYDQISQACMEKEKGCCSVNAIFEAKHMAQQMGFEHHILDIRKDFNDLVIRNFIDEYLQGHTPNPCVLCNSTIKWGKLIAMADELDCDYIATGHYARIGQQDGRYFLRKGVDETKDQTYFLWTLTQENLARTIFPLGELTKPEVRQIALEKGYEKLSKKSESQEICFIPDNDYRTFLAENVENFTEKYGPGLFVDTSGKRLGEHRGFPNYTIGQRKGLGIALGHPMFVVDIRPESNEVVLGTREELQGKTFRAKDINLMKYASLPDGFEVNAKIRYRNRGAQASVYHENDFLRVEFHEGMDSITPGQSAVLYEEIDVVGGGIII